In the genome of Fructilactobacillus hinvesii, the window GTGCTAGTACTTAAGCGGGAGGCTCCACATCTTATGAAAGAATCAGATATTTACGTTGGCTTAGACATCGGAACCACTTCGATTAAAGCAATTGTAGCCCAGCGCATTGATGGGCAAACAAATGTGATTGGAGTGGGAAACGAACCGTCGGCCGGAGTGAGTCGGGGGATTATTGTTGACATCGATAAAGCAGCTTCGGCCATTCGCAAGACCCTGGATCAAGCAGAAGCAAAGTCCGGAGTAAAAATTAGTAGTGTAATTGTTGGCTTGCCAGCGGATCTGGTTAGCATTGACCGCTGTTCTGGCATGATTAGTCTTTCAGACAGTACGCAGGAAATTGGCAACCGGGAAATTATGGATGTTGCGCAGGCTGCGATTTCAAACAACCTACCACAGGAACGGGAAGTCATCAACCTGCTACCGGAAGAATTTAAGATTGATGACTTTGATGATATTTCTGATCCTCGGGGTATGGTTGGTTCCCGACTTGAATTAACCGGGCGGCTAATTACCGGACCAAAGACGATCATTCACAACGTGCGCAAGGCCGTTGCCAATGCTGGAGTAACAATTGATCAGCTGGTGGTTGGCGCGGAAGCAGAAGGAAAGACAGTCCTTTCTGACTCAGAGCAAGACTTTGGAACGATTTTGATGGACTTGGGTGGCGGACAATCGACGGCAGCTGTCATTCATGATCACGAATTAAAATACATT includes:
- the ftsA gene encoding cell division protein FtsA; the encoded protein is MKESDIYVGLDIGTTSIKAIVAQRIDGQTNVIGVGNEPSAGVSRGIIVDIDKAASAIRKTLDQAEAKSGVKISSVIVGLPADLVSIDRCSGMISLSDSTQEIGNREIMDVAQAAISNNLPQEREVINLLPEEFKIDDFDDISDPRGMVGSRLELTGRLITGPKTIIHNVRKAVANAGVTIDQLVVGAEAEGKTVLSDSEQDFGTILMDLGGGQSTAAVIHDHELKYIDVDHEGGQYITKDISSVLNISLADADSIKREYGIADAQYAVVDNEFSIEVVGQSQPRKINEKLLAEIIEARLDQILGRLKDKLTAVNALGMPGGIVLTGGVASMPKIAELAANTFGMNVRVYVPDKMGLRHSSFALGLALVNYAIEMSDVERVIYDIFATNHTASAANLEPEPEQDPDQYQEDAPVTDEGNDSSFFSRRSQGQQQKKRKKNGFNFSLKNFFE